A window of Equus caballus isolate H_3958 breed thoroughbred chromosome 10, TB-T2T, whole genome shotgun sequence contains these coding sequences:
- the HS3ST5 gene encoding heparan sulfate glucosamine 3-O-sulfotransferase 5, translating to MLFKQQAWLRQKLLVLGSLAVGSLLYLVARVGSLDRLQPICPIEGRFGARSQAEFPLRALQFKRGLLHEFRKGNTSKEQVRLHDLVQQLPKAIIIGVRKGGTRALLEMLNLHPAVVKASQEIHFFDNDENYAKGIEWYRKKMPFSYPQQITIEKSPAYFITEEVPERIYKMNSSIKLLIIVREPTTRAISDYTQVLEGKERKNKTYYKFEKLAIDPNTCEVNTKYKAVRTSIYTKHLERWLKYFPIEQFHIVDGDRLITEPLPELQLVEKFLNLPPRISQYNLYFNATRGFYCLRFNVIFNKCLAGSKGRIHPEVDPSVVTKLRKFFHPFNQKFYQITGRTLNWP from the exons ATGCTATTCAAACAGCAGGCGTGGCTGAGACAGAAGCTGCTGGTGCTGGGAAGCCTTGCCGTTGGGAGTCTCCTGTATCTGGTCGCCAGAGTTGGGAGCTTGGATAG GCTACAACCCATTTGCCCCATTGAAGGCCGATTCGGAGCCCGCAGTCAGGCTGAATTCCCTCTGCGCGCCCTGCAGTTTAAGCGTGGCCTGCTGCACGAGTTCCGGAAGGGCAACACTTCCAAGGAGCAGGTTCGCCTTCATGACCTGGTCCAGCAGCTCCCCAAGGCCATTATCATTGGGGTGAGGAAAGGAGGCACGAGGGCCCTGCTTGAGATGCTGAACCTCCATCCTGCAGTGGTCAAAGCCTCCCAAGAAATCCACTTTTTTGACAATGATGAGAATTATGCCAAGGGCATTGAGTGGTATAGGAAAAAGATGCCTTTTTCCTACCCTCAGCAAATCACAATTGAAAAGAGCCCAGCATATTTTATCACGGAGGAGGTTCCAGAAAGGATTTACAAAATGAACTCATCCATCAAGTTGTTGATCATTGTCAGGGAGCCAACCACAAGAGCTATTTCTGATTACACTCAGGTGctagagggaaaggagaggaagaacaaaACTTATTACAAGTTTGAGAAGCTGGCGATAGACCCTAATACCTGCGAAGTGAACACAAAATACAAGGCGGTAAGAACCAGCATCTACACCAAACATCTGGAAAGGTGGTTGAAATACTTTCCAATTGAGCAATTTCACATTGTCGATGGCGATCGCCTCATCACGGAACCTCTACCAGAACTTCAGCTCGTGGAGAAGTTTCTAAATCTTCCCCCAAGGATAAGTCAGTATAACTTATATTTCAATGCTACCAGAGGGTTTTACTGCTTGCGATTTAACGTTATCTTTAATAAGTGCCTGGCGGGCAGCAAGGGGCGCATTCATCCAGAGGTGGACCCCTCTGTCGTTACCAAATTGCGCAAATTCTTTCACCCTTTTAATCAAAAGTTTTACCAGATCACTGGAAGGACATTGAACTGGCCCTAA